taaacccaaggccttgcacatgctaagcaagtgttctaccattagGCTACTTCCACAAccctcattattttttattttgagactaataaattcgctaaattgcccagattggcctctgACTCCGAGTCGCTGAAATTACTGTTGTAAGCCACAAAGCCCCGCCTCTGTACCTTTTTGAAGACTTGGCCCCAGTCTCGCAAAATGAATCAGGCTCTCTTGCCTTGGGAATCACCCAGGAGTTGGGGATAGGGCTCAGGACTCTCTCTGCACAGCTTTCTAAACTGCCACAGATTAAGAGTTTGCTGATTACAGGTCGAATACTGTGCTGTTTCAGTCTGGAAGCGGTCTGTGCCCTGGAGCCTTTCCTTAGAAGTAACATGCATCTCTATTCCCAGAGGTGGTGAGGGACTATGAAGAGGCCAAGTCTGCTCTAGTGGGGCGGTTATTTCTTTGCTCACTTAGCCCCCAGCAGTGACCCCACTCTTTACTGACGGTGACCCAAGACCCAGGAAGACATTTTGCAGGCTAGAACCTGGGTCTGGAGGGCCAGGTAGGTGACCAAGTAGGGGGCAGGGCTAGCTTGTGTGGAAAGCGGATGGGACTGATATGCAGGATTTCGAATCCTCAAAACACCCTTCTGCAGGACCTCCTGAGAACCTGAGAGGCACCAGGTTGATCTGACCGCAGTTCTGGAGGGACAGGGTCGGACATTTGGGGAAACCTTTCATGAAGTTTCTCTGCCTCAGCTGTTCACTTACTTCCTGGGGCCCTATAAAACGAGAGAGCCCGGCTACAGGCCGGCGGGGGGGCTGGCGCGGAGTCTGGACTGGGTTAGAAATATGGTGGGATGCAGCGCGTGCAGCTAGGTTTTGCCGGACTCCGCGGCCAGGCTCGTTTGGGGGCGGAGTCCGGCCGAGGTGGGCAGAGCCCTGCGAACCTTACACTCGGAAGCTCCGGGCACACAGGCCGCAGGCGGCGATCGGTGCAAGGGTCCCCAACGGAGTAGCAGTTCAATCCACGCAGACAGTAGTGGCGGCCGGAGCAAGCACTTCGGTAACCTTGGTAAGGCAGGCGGCCTGGGAGCGGATCCAGGCACCCGCAACGGGGAGTGATCTGAGGCAGCGGCTGTTTCCGAGACAGCGAGTTTAGCATGTTCACCACCACTTCGCGCTCTTCGCCCGCGGGTCCACAGCCCAGGAGACCCAAAGACAGacacagggatgagaaaaggcaGGGCCAGAAACAGGGAGaggcagaaataaaaatgaacaaatagacaCAGTTACACCTTCTTCAGGATCCTCGGCCTCTGCTGTCCCCCAGATCCCCGTTCGGCCCCCTTTCGGTCTCCCCCTTCCCTCTCAATAAACATTCTCTCCACACTGCCACCACCCTTTACCATAAGCATTGAGGCGCTCCGGCTTAGAGGGGCACTCCAACGGCATTCCTCGAACTACAGTCTCCATCCCAGCCTCCTGGAAATGACACACATGCTACCTAAGGCTGTGACCCGGAAGAAATGTTTGCTTCTGGGGACCCTCTCAGAACACCTAGACCTGTTGCCAGGCTGAGCCTTTCCCTGCGGTCAGCAGCTCCCCTAACTTTCCAGGGTGTATGGGGTTGTAGCTGGGCAACGCATTTACTCCGCCTGAGGGGGCGGGGCTAGGGTGAGAGGATGTGGATGGAGGAGGGGTTTTGGCCTGGGCCTCTGCAATCTTGCCTTAAATTTTACTACTGGTTGTCTAGTTGTGCCTGGCTGTCTAATAGAGGACTTTCAATAATACTTTCTCATCAGAATCGCCTGGGGGAACTTTTGAAAAGTTCTGATTCTTGAGGAAGTTCTAATTCAAAATGTTCGCTCTGCCCTTGGGTCATCTTACATTTCTGCCAGCCACCTGGGCCTTTGGTGGGATTTCCTCCTACCTCCTGGGGAGAGTCTCCTATGTTTGCACTGCAACTGAGTAGCCTTGCTATCCTGCTGTTTGCTCACATCACAAGGGAGGGGGAGGTGGGTCAGGAAGATCCAGCTTATTATTGACTCCTGGGTCAGCCCCTGTGTCACAGTGGCCAGATCGGGTGTGGATGGATCAGTTGGTAAGCTTGGAGAAGGTAGCATGCCAAGAATGCACACCAGTCATGTCCCTACCGTGCCTGATCAGAGATTGGAACCCAGCTCCAGGTTCccttttcagttaaaaaatacaAACCCTAGTTTCACAGTTGTGGAATAGCTCTGGTGTGTTGTTGGTGGGAAAGGAATGAGGAACTAATGATGAAATATCAGTCACCATGGGTTgggaggtggtgtgtgtgtgtgtgtgtgtcccaaaCCCAGACATTTGTGGTGGGCATAGTAGGTACCTTAGGCAGTCGGGGAAGGCAGGTGGTATACTTATTCCAGTAGGCACAGTTGTAAGGTTCTGTCCTCCATGTGCTGCACCGGTCATTGTCCATGTAGCTCGAGAGGCATTTGTCTTcttcatgggggtgggggggatggagTTGTCAGTGTTCAGTGTTATTCCTTACTCCACTAAGGATCAGCCCCCTGTCTAAGTTCCTTTTCTGATCTCCAGCAATAAGCTGATCCTTACTTACATTCTTCAGGTCAGTCCCAAGCCCATCCTGTCctcatttgtcattttatttattttttaattgtcaatggacctttattttattaatttatttatatgtggtgctgagaatcaaacccagtgcctcacacatgctaggcaagaactctaccactgagccgcaaccccagttCTCATTTGTCTTTTGACATTGAGATGAAGCCCATGTCCCACATAAGACAAGCTTCTGCATGTCCATTGTGCTAATCATTCTTTgtcctgatattttcttttaatgagcCAGCCTGGAAATGGGGACTCCTCCCATCCAAGCTTCAAGATATGTctattctttttccttaaaattgctGAAATCTATCCCCTCTTCTAGCCCTTCTCCCATGATTTCACTTCCTTATCTCTATAGTACCTTAACCTAGAGGTAATACATAAAGTCATGCTTAACAGAATGGATTGCCTGGATTCAAATTTCAGTTCTGTTAATTATTTGTTAATGTGTGAGATTGACCAAattaattttcctgttttctcaacTTCAGATGGGGTGAAAATATATCATAGGGTTGTTATGAGGTTTAAATGAGTTAACCTATGtaaaacttttcttttctattttttttttctatatggagaactgaacccagggccttgtacatgtcaggcaagtgctctaccactgaggacCATTAACAGCCCCTACATAAAACAtttagaacaatgcctggcatcTAAACAAGCTATTATGATTAACCCACTGATCTCCTTCCCTAATTTTTGAAAACCTATAGTCCAACCTCAACATAGaaactgtaaaatgaaaatttgacCAAGACCCTTCCCTAGTTGTTTTAGCACTTTAACACTGTTCTTATCTATCACCTAAGCCTGACCTACAAGATCCTCTGTGATTCATTCCCCAACAGTGATAGACAGGAATGAAGAAGTCCTAGAGGGAGAGGAGGTGGGTGAGGAGAGGGTGTGGCCAATTGGGATTTGGAATTCTGAGTTGGTGGGTTAGACATAATGAGTTTGAGGTGCTTGGGCACATCCAGGTAAAGTTGAGAGGCATTCTCGGGAGAAGTCAAGACTGGAAATACAAATGTGGAACTACCAGTAATTACAG
This portion of the Ictidomys tridecemlineatus isolate mIctTri1 chromosome 4, mIctTri1.hap1, whole genome shotgun sequence genome encodes:
- the Spmip6 gene encoding sperm microtubule inner protein 6 isoform X1, translated to METVVRGMPLECPSKPERLNAYEREVVVNMLNSLSRKQPLPQITPRCGCLDPLPGRLPYQGYRSACSGRHYCLRGLNCYSVGDPCTDRRLRPVCPELPSGCFALRPPARNAMCCYNSPAVFLPLSEP